In a genomic window of Alkalinema sp. FACHB-956:
- a CDS encoding hybrid sensor histidine kinase/response regulator yields MKDEKANNRSNVDAKLNVDLNITAKKPTQETLIHDTLDIATLGIETLKVLVVDDDPVDRMAVRRAFKGADFQANLIEAENCAKALSLINHHEFNCIFVDYRLPDGNGLDLVKQLRQQGIRIPIISLTGQSNDQIAVELMKAGASDYLSKSTVSPGRLRQVFQNVLRVYHAEKAAELANRQREELLQQKEEFISRMTHDLQTPLVAANRMLQLMQEDAFGDVPEKVKQRMNVIIRSNEDLLQMVRNIVEAYTYDANAKQFNLIPFEMTELIDEIIQELSSLANAKSLKLKAVLVDSEMPQASFGIQGDRLELKRLLTNLVGNSLKFTDRGSVTIQITAATPEIPWLTIQVQDTGSGIAPEDQPMLFERFRRGQHKRSNSGLGLYLCRQIVEAHGGQISVESQQGSGSTFTVKLPTDKLPTDKPPTA; encoded by the coding sequence ATGAAAGATGAAAAAGCTAACAACAGAAGCAACGTAGATGCAAAGCTCAACGTAGACTTAAATATTACAGCTAAAAAGCCAACCCAAGAAACGCTGATTCATGACACCCTAGACATTGCAACCTTAGGGATTGAGACCCTAAAAGTGCTGGTTGTCGATGATGATCCCGTCGATCGTATGGCGGTGCGCCGAGCTTTCAAAGGAGCTGACTTTCAGGCCAATTTAATAGAAGCCGAAAATTGTGCTAAGGCACTTTCTCTCATCAATCATCATGAATTTAACTGTATCTTTGTGGATTATCGATTACCCGATGGTAATGGCTTAGATTTGGTTAAACAGTTACGTCAGCAGGGGATTCGTATCCCAATTATTAGCTTAACGGGTCAAAGTAACGACCAAATTGCCGTTGAGTTGATGAAGGCTGGAGCTTCAGATTATTTATCGAAATCCACGGTCTCCCCTGGACGGTTGCGGCAAGTTTTTCAGAACGTCCTGCGGGTCTATCATGCAGAAAAAGCCGCAGAGTTAGCCAATCGCCAGCGGGAAGAACTCCTCCAACAAAAGGAGGAATTTATTTCACGGATGACCCATGATTTACAAACGCCATTGGTCGCGGCTAACCGAATGCTTCAGTTAATGCAGGAAGATGCTTTTGGTGACGTGCCTGAGAAAGTTAAACAACGGATGAATGTCATTATCCGAAGTAATGAAGACCTACTACAAATGGTACGCAATATTGTTGAAGCCTATACCTATGATGCCAATGCTAAACAGTTTAATTTAATTCCCTTTGAAATGACGGAACTCATTGATGAAATTATTCAAGAATTGAGTTCTTTAGCAAATGCAAAGTCGTTGAAACTGAAGGCGGTCTTGGTGGATAGTGAAATGCCTCAAGCCAGTTTTGGCATCCAAGGCGATCGCTTGGAGTTAAAACGTCTGTTGACGAATTTAGTGGGCAATAGTTTAAAGTTTACCGATCGGGGTTCTGTGACCATTCAAATAACGGCTGCTACACCCGAAATACCGTGGCTAACAATTCAAGTGCAGGATACGGGCAGCGGTATTGCACCTGAGGATCAGCCTATGCTATTTGAGCGATTTCGTCGGGGGCAACACAAGCGATCGAACAGTGGTTTAGGGCTATACCTCTGTCGGCAAATTGTGGAAGCCCATGGCGGGCAAATCTCCGTGGAATCTCAACAAGGGAGTGGCAGCACTTTTACCGTCAAGCTGCCAACGGATAAGCTGCCAACGGACAAGCCACCAACTGCCTAA
- a CDS encoding response regulator — protein sequence MLTIVRNLNILLVEDDEVDVMNVQRALKKNGLEVPLHRAANGLEALSMLRNDSKHLAHPGHLLILLDLNMPKMGGLEFLQELRRDPNLRHIPVVVLTTSKQESDRVAAYKLNVAGYIVKPITFSSFVETMNVISQYWLLSEMP from the coding sequence ATGTTAACCATTGTGCGGAATCTAAACATTTTACTAGTTGAAGATGATGAAGTCGATGTCATGAACGTCCAGCGGGCGCTGAAAAAGAACGGTTTAGAGGTGCCTCTACACCGCGCCGCCAATGGATTAGAAGCACTGTCCATGCTTCGCAATGATTCGAAACATCTCGCCCATCCTGGTCATTTGTTAATTTTGCTCGATTTAAATATGCCCAAAATGGGAGGGCTGGAGTTTCTGCAAGAACTACGGCGGGATCCCAATCTCCGTCATATTCCTGTGGTCGTTCTGACAACCTCCAAGCAAGAGAGCGATCGGGTTGCAGCCTACAAGTTAAATGTTGCAGGCTACATCGTTAAGCCGATTACTTTTTCAAGCTTTGTTGAAACCATGAACGTCATCAGTCAATATTGGTTACTCTCGGAAATGCCATAA